From Hermetia illucens chromosome 6, iHerIll2.2.curated.20191125, whole genome shotgun sequence, one genomic window encodes:
- the LOC119660226 gene encoding transcription termination factor 5, mitochondrial yields the protein MSVVCLFSPNNKMWLRRYSRFLRAPRYIILRCHYSDSKSPPKLTTPAHFTSQVARLLGIDWTACRAIISEHRKIASVKYEDIEESVRMLESFNYSKQDICRHPMLLHTSAVTLQNRYTVLQECGCVKMTIESLDRFIIMMNREIRIIKLHGIIPEETNVLQQLVDSFLDVRLKVDAKPDDNQLLRVARECVLNAYLKEKLGMNQAQLDKFWYSYKRIRHKSYKSISEMIEILTKELNFSNERIIKNGFVLYADPDNVRRFFEKVKQIGDEDIREILYRRPKIMMTSCDGVKKSIEHITAFGVKENSINKCLDILTLGSDTVLERLKDLDTIEELRALKSNPRILRLVHYQNKARMRLDYLNQLKVKCASLHVLSAHANVFVRYTQDGADKGKGCDTINYLANVLKRTPLEVRDMISRHPNWCHVPTMTVTQSYEFLVSKLFNSEDIFPNLQILLYPIKRINEKLIYLQNDKAYEDLKLPNNNYTTVTNRQTLALCLYLIELEYHFTGDGIWTEQDLHPVENFNSILPDFPDSWKKGYKYGTRPTLLNKVGGQDEVHANV from the exons ATGTCAGTTGTGTGTTTATTTTCACCGAATAATAAGATGTGGCTCAGGAGGTATAGTAGATTTTTGCGAGCCCCTAGGTATATAATACTCCGATGCCACTACTCCGACAGTAAATCGCCACCAAAACTAACAACTCCCGCACATTTCACTAGTCAAGTTGCACGACTATTAG GGATAGACTGGACTGCCTGCCGCGCTATCATCTCGGAACACCGTAAAATAGCATCAGTGAAATATGAAGACATCGAGGAGAGCGTACGCATGCTGGAGTCcttcaattactccaaacaagaTATCTGCCGGCACCCGATGCTGCTGCACACAAGCGCAGTCACCCTTCAGAATCGCTATACCGTCCTCCAAGAGTGCGGTTGCGTGAAAATGACGATCGAAAGCTTGGACAGGTTCATTATCATGATGAACCGCGAAATTAGAATAATCAAACTCCACGGTATCATCCCAGAGGAAACGAATGTCCTGCAGCAATTAGTCGACTCATTTCTTGATGTCCGACTCAAGGTTGATGCGAAACCTGATGACAATCAGCTTCTAAGGGTAGCGAGGGAATGTGTCCTAAATGCTTATTTGAAGGAAAAGCTCGGCATGAATCAGGCGCAACTGGACAAATTCTGGTACTCCTACAAAAGAATTCGCCACAAAAGCTATAAGTCCATCAGCGAAATGATCGAGATCCTCACCAAAGAATTGAATTTCTCGAATGAGCGGATTATTAAGAACGGATTTGTGCTGTATGCTGACCCAGACAATGTGCGTCGCTTTTTTGAGAAGGTCAAACAAATCGGCGATGAGGATATTCGTGAGATCCTCTACCGGCGTCCGAAGATAATGATGACTTCATGCGATGGAGTCAAGAAAAGTATCGAACACATCACCGCATTCGGGGTTAAGGAAAATTCCATCAATAAATGTCTCGACATTCTCACCTTGGGCTCTGATACTGTTCTAGAGCGACTGAAAGACTTGGATACAATCGAGGAACTGCGAGCCCTCAAGTCTAACCCGCGAATTCTGAGGCTGGTCCACTATCAGAATAAGGCGCGAATGCGACTAGACTACCTAAATCAGTTGAAAGTGAAATGTGCCTCGCTTCATGTTTTATCCGCCCATGCAAACGTTTTTGTGAG ATACACACAAGACGGAGCAGATAAGGGAAAAGGTTGTGATACCATCAACTACCTCGCTAACGTCCTGAAACGAACGCCGCTGGAGGTGCGTGACATGATTTCACGGCACCCGAACTGGTGTCATGTCCCAACAATGACAGTCACGCAAAGTTACGAGTTTCTGGTCAGCAAACTATTCAACAGCGAAGACATTTTCCCGAATCTCCAGATTCTCCTGTATCCTAT AAAACGAATAAATGAGAAACTCATATACCTACAAAATGACAAGGCCTACGAAGACCTGAAGCTACCAAACAACAATTATACAACCGTCACAAATCGGCAAACGTTGGCTTTATGTCTGTACCTTATTGAGCTGGAGTACCATTTCACCGGCGATGGCATCTGGACTGAACAAGATTTGCATCCT GTGGAGAACTTTAACAGCATTTTACCGGATTTCCCAGATAGTTGGAAGAAAGGATACAAGTATGGGACGAGACCTACACTTCTCAACAAAGTAGGTGGACAGGATGAAGTGCACGCGAATGTTTGA
- the LOC119660024 gene encoding zinc finger protein 32-like, whose product MEKTPNGKDSDIQMFTSISCMLCDLTVTKEEILKHITTHKNESPFQCPDCSDLFGDLEAFRDHVDLPGNLPSNDCTTVSQTTAERCLENIMEYPHERRKSVAIDPPISFKGLQKTTNSIDDRRVGPKLHSEIKPEIKIGKEQIVKIKNLNGGFDETKTSLQKTVDSAAALEHNFDMTKCDSPTNQNASRNTFNCLTCNKSFSKKSNLQIHKRIHSGVQDYQCNYCGRTFSYAGNLKVHLRKHTGDRPYQCKVCKKTFYNASNRSHHERKHAGEKVRCETCGKYVSDLSSYIKHRRIHTGQKSYECEICKKSFRQMEHLRKHIRGHTGEKPFCCDICKKCFGRKDVLAIHKRRHSTKNSKNSSKDSIN is encoded by the exons ATGGAGAAGACACCAAACGGAAAAGACTCTGATATTCAAATGTTTACCAGCATTTCCTGCATGCTCTGCGATTTAACTGTCACGaaagaagaaatattgaaaCATATTACGACTCACAAAAATGAATCACCATTTCAGTGCCCGGACTGCTCCGATTTATTTGGAGATTTAGAAGCTTTTCGAG ACCATGTTGATCTACCTGGCAATCTGCCTTCAAACGATTGTACAACAGTATCTCAAACAACTGCTGAGAGGTGTctagaaaatataatggaatatccccacgaacgtaggaagAGCGTGGCTATTGATCCGCCCATATCCTttaaaggtttgcagaaaacaACTAACTCTATAGATGACCGCAGAGTAGGCCCAAAATTGCATTCAGAGATTAAACCCGAAATAAAAATCGGCAAAGAACAGATTGTAAAGATCAAAAACCTTAATGGAGGGTTTGATGAGACGAAGACATCTCTTCAAAAAACTGTTGATTCAGCAGCTGCATTGGAACACAATTTTGATATGACCAAATGTGACAGCCCAACCAATCAGAATGCATCAAGGAATACCTTCAATTGCCTCACTTGCAacaaatcattttcaaaaaaatcaaatctaCAAATACATAAGAGAATCCACTCAGGCGTGCAGGACTACCAGTGCAACTATTGTGGTCGAACATTCTCCTATGCAGGTAATTTAAAAGTTCACCTTCGAAAACACACTGGAGATCGGCCTTACCAGTGTAAAGTTTGCAAGAAAACCTTCTACAATGCTTCCAACCGATCACATCATGAGAGAAAGCACGCTGGGGAGAAAGTTAGATGTGAAACATGTGGAAAGTATGTTTCTGATTTATCCAGTTACATTAAACATAGAAGGATCCATACAGGCCAGAAATCATATGAGTGCGAAATTTGTAAAAAGAGTTTTAGGCAAATGGAGCATCTACGGAAGCACATTAGAGGCCATACTGGTGAGAAACCATTCTGTTGTGATATATGTAAAAAATGCTTTGGTAGAAAAGATGTCTTAGCTATTCATAAAAGGCGGCACTCTACAAAGAATTCCAAAAATAGCAGCAAGGATTCAATAAATTGA